A part of Winslowiella toletana genomic DNA contains:
- the csdE gene encoding cysteine desulfurase sulfur acceptor subunit CsdE has translation MTSAVLAPHPFGASITVTSLLETFSAFQQWEDRYRQLILLGKQLPALSEELKNSEIELSGCENRVWLGHQLLEDGTLHFYGDSEGRIVRGLLAVLLTAIEGQTAAALRRQDPLTLFDQLGLRQQLSSSRSSGLQALADAVSRAVA, from the coding sequence ATGACTTCAGCCGTGCTGGCGCCGCATCCATTTGGCGCATCAATTACCGTAACAAGCCTGCTGGAGACATTCTCCGCCTTTCAGCAATGGGAAGATCGCTATCGCCAGCTGATCTTACTGGGCAAGCAACTTCCTGCGTTGTCTGAAGAGTTGAAAAACAGTGAAATTGAACTGAGCGGCTGTGAAAACCGTGTCTGGCTTGGCCATCAGCTGCTGGAGGATGGCACTCTGCACTTTTATGGTGACAGTGAAGGCCGTATTGTACGTGGCTTACTGGCGGTGCTGCTGACCGCCATTGAAGGGCAAACCGCCGCAGCGCTGCGGCGGCAGGATCCGCTGACACTATTTGATCAACTGGGACTGCGCCAGCAGTTAAGCAGCTCGCGCAGCAGTGGATTACAGGCGCTGGCGGATGCCGTCAGCCGCGCGGTAGCTTAA
- the tcdA gene encoding tRNA cyclic N6-threonylcarbamoyladenosine(37) synthase TcdA yields the protein MISLSDAWRQRFGGTARLYGQDALQLFAEAHVCVIGIGGVGSWAAEALARTGIGAITLIDMDDVCVTNTNRQVHALRDNVGKAKTEVMAERILAINPECRVICVDDFITAENTAELLSGGFSYVIDAIDSVRPKAALLAWCRRNKMPLVTTGGAGGQIDPTQIQVVDLAKTIQDPLAAKLRERLKQDFGIVKNSKGKLGIDCVFSTEALMYPQPDGTVCASRSTAEGPKKMDCAAGFGAATMVTATFGFVAVSHVLKKMMAKAARQAV from the coding sequence ATGATTTCTCTTTCCGACGCCTGGCGCCAGCGCTTTGGCGGCACCGCACGTTTATATGGTCAGGATGCACTGCAGCTTTTTGCTGAGGCGCATGTCTGTGTCATCGGTATTGGCGGTGTCGGTTCATGGGCGGCAGAGGCGCTGGCGCGTACCGGTATCGGCGCGATTACCCTGATTGATATGGATGATGTTTGCGTCACCAATACTAACCGTCAGGTGCATGCGCTGCGTGACAATGTCGGTAAGGCGAAAACCGAGGTGATGGCGGAACGTATTCTGGCGATTAACCCGGAGTGCCGGGTGATTTGCGTTGATGATTTTATTACCGCAGAAAATACCGCTGAATTGCTGAGCGGCGGATTTAGCTATGTGATCGATGCGATTGACAGTGTGCGGCCTAAAGCGGCATTGCTGGCATGGTGTCGCCGCAACAAAATGCCGCTGGTGACCACCGGCGGCGCTGGCGGGCAGATCGATCCAACCCAGATTCAGGTCGTGGATCTGGCGAAAACCATTCAGGATCCGCTGGCGGCTAAGCTACGCGAACGTCTGAAGCAGGATTTCGGCATCGTGAAAAACAGCAAGGGCAAGCTGGGCATCGACTGTGTGTTCTCTACTGAAGCGCTGATGTATCCACAGCCGGATGGCACGGTATGCGCCTCACGCAGTACCGCCGAGGGACCGAAAAAAATGGACTGCGCCGCCGGCTTTGGCGCTGCCACCATGGTGACGGCGACCTTTGGTTTTGTCGCCGTTTCTCATGTACTGAAAAAGATGATGGCAAAGGCGGCGCGGCAGGCGGTTTAA
- the mltA gene encoding murein transglycosylase A, producing MKGCWLKYVITGALLALLAGCSSKPTDRGQQYKDGKLDQPLELVNQPNAKGRPVNGRDFSDQVGAVKVASPGMFTRQNGTWSAIEGWLMSGGDTRQLRQFGLDAFQMEGVDNYGNVQFTGYYTPVIHARYTRQGEFQYPLYRMPPRSKGRRLPSRAEIYSGALDERYVVGYSNSLIDNFMMDVQGSGYVDFGDGRPLMFFGYGGKNGHGYHSIGKTLIDRGEVKREDMSMQAIRKWADEHSPAEVRELLETNPSFVFFKPEDFAPVRGASAVPLVAKASVAADRSLIAPGTVLLAEVPLLDNNGKFTGKYEMRVMMALDVGGAIKGQHFDIYQGIGAEAGHMAGFFNHYGRVWVLRSAPGAATTLFSSNQNGNNGSMLTSANQ from the coding sequence ATGAAAGGATGTTGGTTAAAGTATGTAATCACCGGCGCGCTACTGGCGCTACTGGCGGGATGCTCGTCTAAACCCACTGACCGGGGACAACAATATAAGGATGGCAAGCTGGATCAGCCGCTGGAGCTGGTAAATCAGCCCAATGCCAAAGGACGTCCGGTTAATGGCCGCGACTTCTCCGATCAGGTTGGCGCGGTAAAAGTTGCTTCTCCGGGGATGTTCACTCGCCAGAACGGTACCTGGAGTGCAATCGAAGGCTGGTTGATGTCCGGTGGTGATACCCGTCAGCTGCGCCAGTTTGGTCTTGATGCTTTCCAGATGGAAGGGGTCGATAACTACGGTAACGTACAGTTTACCGGTTACTACACGCCAGTGATCCATGCGCGCTATACCCGTCAGGGTGAATTCCAGTATCCGCTGTACCGTATGCCACCACGCAGTAAAGGACGCCGGCTGCCAAGCCGTGCCGAAATCTACAGCGGTGCGCTTGATGAGCGCTATGTAGTGGGGTACAGCAATTCGCTGATCGATAACTTTATGATGGATGTGCAGGGCAGTGGCTACGTCGACTTTGGCGATGGTCGCCCGCTGATGTTCTTTGGCTACGGCGGCAAGAATGGTCACGGCTATCACAGTATTGGCAAGACATTGATCGATCGCGGTGAAGTGAAGCGCGAAGATATGTCGATGCAGGCAATCCGTAAATGGGCTGATGAACATAGCCCGGCGGAAGTGCGTGAATTGCTGGAAACTAATCCTTCATTTGTCTTCTTTAAGCCAGAGGATTTCGCGCCGGTGCGGGGCGCCAGCGCTGTACCGCTGGTGGCGAAGGCGTCGGTGGCGGCTGACCGCTCACTGATCGCACCGGGCACTGTGCTGCTGGCGGAAGTGCCGCTGCTGGATAATAACGGTAAATTTACCGGTAAATATGAGATGCGGGTGATGATGGCGCTGGATGTTGGCGGCGCCATCAAAGGCCAGCACTTTGATATCTACCAGGGAATTGGCGCAGAAGCCGGTCATATGGCGGGCTTCTTTAACCATTATGGCCGCGTCTGGGTATTACGCAGCGCGCCGGGCGCTGCCACCACGCTGTTCAGCAGTAACCAAAACGGCAATAATGGTTCAATGCTGACCAGCGCAAACCAGTAA